In Oncorhynchus keta strain PuntledgeMale-10-30-2019 chromosome 19, Oket_V2, whole genome shotgun sequence, a single genomic region encodes these proteins:
- the LOC127909361 gene encoding zona pellucida sperm-binding protein 4-like isoform X5, which produces MTWQRSALLFFPVWLCFALPAAGWEFVSEEATFAHHNLDTEENYTKDKAVVQLGDPANVDLNAERGFQVQFEEVSDAKKWVSVTEAAPVSLAVLCGEDEFKVTLPAGPMSEVKILGPNSMLSVLDAPESCGYSLNRGQYQNALTVRFSGCLISRQAGRYTLMVLYVNEAGIMDVSTVSCAASPKSSLSSTDHLPLSNGLRNAHGGPPSKCLNPTPRNPSAQNATKYPGCSIPQNQHLACGFTGISSSQCLVMGCCVDSATSACFYPMDECTADHQFIFAVHHNLTTFPVTPTKPVVAGKSRCGPVIVTDKFVVFKFSVTECGTRSYEIGNTVIYTAEVQTAVRTLNLKYGVISRDNPRRVMVECRYPKTLGTVPTVASVGYMVKSPSVTFPSKVTSKGLFGVELRIAEDKTYTKYLKRHHQPLRLFLGKLVYLEVRLTSPNPEATLLVNYCLAYPRSAKNVLVLIHEGCANPQDPNVSILKFSNLPQNRHQRRFMVQAFQFMDQQTNKYLDEEIYFMCSTEVCMPTEKTCEERCFDGIRRSTTCALDKITEKSAALNKRSDNLQGDKSDA; this is translated from the exons ATGACTTGGCAAAGGAGCGCACTGCTTTTTTTCCCGGTTTGGCTTTGCTTTGCATTGCCTGCAGCGGGATGGGAGTTCGTTTCCGAAGAGGCAACCTTTGCCCACCACAACCTTGACACGGAGGAGAATTATACGAAAGACAAGGCTGTAGTGCAACTTGGAGACCCCGCCAATGTCGATCTTAACGCCGAACGTGGATTCCAGGTGCAATTCGAGGAGGTATCAGATGCAAAAAAGTGGGTATCCGTTACCGAAGCTGCCCCAGTCAGTTTAGCGGTTCTGTGCGGTGAGGATGAGTTTAAAGTAACACTGCCAGCTGGTCCAATGAGTGAAGTCAAGATTTTGG GACCCAACAGTATGCTCTCTGTTCTTGACGCCCCGGAATCGTGTGGATACTCCTTAAATCGAGGACAATATCAGAACGCCTTAACTGTCCGCTTTTCAGGCTGCCTCATTAGTCGTCAA GCTGGGCGGTACACCTTGATGGTGTTGTATGTCAATGAAGCTGGCATAATGGATGTTTCTACAGTGTCCTGTGCGGCTAGCCCCAAATCCTCGTTGTCCTCAACCGACCACCTGCCCCTCTCTAATGGTCTTCGCAATGCCCATGGAGGGCCTCCTTCAAAGTGTCTTAATCCCACCCCTCGCAATCCCAGCGCTCAAAATGCCACCAAATATCCTG gCTGCAGTATTCCCCAGAACCAGCACTTGGCTTGTGGTTTCACTGGAATCTCGTCTTCCCAGTGTTTGGTGATGGGTTGCTGTGTGGATTCGGCAACTTCCGCCTGCTTCTACCCGATGGATG AGTGCACTGCAGACCATCAGTTTATCTTTGCCGTTCACCATAACCTCACTACTTTCCCTGTGACTCCCACCAAACCTGTGGTTGCTGGGAAGTCTCGCTGTGGCCCGGTCATTGTCACTGATAAGTTTGTCGTCTTCAAGTTCTCAGTCACTGAATGTGGAACTCGCTCATAT GAAATTGGCAATACCGTGATCTACACAGCAGAGGTACAGACGGCCGTTCGAACCCTTAACCTGAAGTATGGCGTAATATCCAGAGACAACCCCCGCAG AGTCATGGTTGAGTGCCGCTACCCTAAAACGCTGGGTACCGTGCCAACAGTGGCGAGTGTGGGCTACATGGTGAAAAGCCCCAGTGTAACATTCCCTTCAAAGGTGACATCCAAGGGACTGTTTGGTGTCGAACTCAGGATTGCTGAAG ACAAAACCTATACCAAGTACCTCAAACGGCACCATCAGCCCCTGCGTCTCTTCCTGGGTAAACTTGTGTATCTAGAAGTTCGTCTGACTTCTCCAAATCCAGAGGCGACACTTTTGGTCAACTACTGTCTGGCTTATCCCCGCTCTGCCAAGAATGTTCTGGTGCTCATTCACGAAGG GTGTGCCAACCCTCAGGACCCCAATGTCTCCATCCTTAAATTCAGCAACCTGCCCCAGAACCGCCACCAGCGTCGCTTCATGGTCCAAGCATTCCAGTTCATGGATCAACAGACCAACAAGTATCTGGATGAGGAG ATCTACTTCATGTGCTCTACTGAAGTGTGTATGCCCACAGAAAAAACTTGTGAAGAGCGCTGTTTTGATGGAATTAGGAG ATCTACTACATGTGCTCTAGATAAAATAACTGAGAAGAGTGCTGCTTTAAATAAAAG
- the LOC127909361 gene encoding zona pellucida sperm-binding protein 4-like isoform X7 has protein sequence MTWQRSALLFFPVWLCFALPAAGWEFVSEEATFAHHNLDTEENYTKDKAVVQLGDPANVDLNAERGFQVQFEEVSDAKKWVSVTEAAPVSLAVLCGEDEFKVTLPAGPMSEVKILGPNSMLSVLDAPESCGYSLNRGQYQNALTVRFSGCLISRQAGRYTLMVLYVNEAGIMDVSTVSCAASPKSSLSSTDHLPLSNGLRNAHGGPPSKCLNPTPRNPSAQNATKYPGCSIPQNQHLACGFTGISSSQCLVMGCCVDSATSACFYPMDECTADHQFIFAVHHNLTTFPVTPTKPVVAGKSRCGPVIVTDKFVVFKFSVTECGTRSYEIGNTVIYTAEVQTAVRTLNLKYGVISRDNPRRVMVECRYPKTLGTVPTVASVGYMVKSPSVTFPSKVTSKGLFGVELRIAEDKTYTKYLKRHHQPLRLFLGKLVYLEVRLTSPNPEATLLVNYCLAYPRSAKNVLVLIHEGCANPQDPNVSILKFSNLPQNRHQRRFMVQAFQFMDQQTNKYLDEEIYFMCSTEVCMPTEKTCEERCFDGIRRSTTCALDKITEKSAALNKRSDNLQGDKSDA, from the exons ATGACTTGGCAAAGGAGCGCACTGCTTTTTTTCCCGGTTTGGCTTTGCTTTGCATTGCCTGCAGCGGGATGGGAGTTCGTTTCCGAAGAGGCAACCTTTGCCCACCACAACCTTGACACGGAGGAGAATTATACGAAAGACAAGGCTGTAGTGCAACTTGGAGACCCCGCCAATGTCGATCTTAACGCCGAACGTGGATTCCAGGTGCAATTCGAGGAGGTATCAGATGCAAAAAAGTGGGTATCCGTTACCGAAGCTGCCCCAGTCAGTTTAGCGGTTCTGTGCGGTGAGGATGAGTTTAAAGTAACACTGCCAGCTGGTCCAATGAGTGAAGTCAAGATTTTGG GACCCAACAGTATGCTCTCTGTTCTTGACGCCCCGGAATCGTGTGGATACTCCTTAAATCGAGGACAATATCAGAACGCCTTAACTGTCCGCTTTTCAGGCTGCCTCATTAGTCGTCAA GCTGGGCGGTACACCTTGATGGTGTTGTATGTCAATGAAGCTGGCATAATGGATGTTTCTACAGTGTCCTGTGCGGCTAGCCCCAAATCCTCGTTGTCCTCAACCGACCACCTGCCCCTCTCTAATGGTCTTCGCAATGCCCATGGAGGGCCTCCTTCAAAGTGTCTTAATCCCACCCCTCGCAATCCCAGCGCTCAAAATGCCACCAAATATCCTG gCTGCAGTATTCCCCAGAACCAGCACTTGGCTTGTGGTTTCACTGGAATCTCGTCTTCCCAGTGTTTGGTGATGGGTTGCTGTGTGGATTCGGCAACTTCCGCCTGCTTCTACCCGATGGATG AGTGCACTGCAGACCATCAGTTTATCTTTGCCGTTCACCATAACCTCACTACTTTCCCTGTGACTCCCACCAAACCTGTGGTTGCTGGGAAGTCTCGCTGTGGCCCGGTCATTGTCACTGATAAGTTTGTCGTCTTCAAGTTCTCAGTCACTGAATGTGGAACTCGCTCATAT GAAATTGGCAATACCGTGATCTACACAGCAGAGGTACAGACGGCCGTTCGAACCCTTAACCTGAAGTATGGCGTAATATCCAGAGACAACCCCCGCAG AGTCATGGTTGAGTGCCGCTACCCTAAAACGCTGGGTACCGTGCCAACAGTGGCGAGTGTGGGCTACATGGTGAAAAGCCCCAGTGTAACATTCCCTTCAAAGGTGACATCCAAGGGACTGTTTGGTGTCGAACTCAGGATTGCTGAAG ACAAAACCTATACCAAGTACCTCAAACGGCACCATCAGCCCCTGCGTCTCTTCCTGGGTAAACTTGTGTATCTAGAAGTTCGTCTGACTTCTCCAAATCCAGAGGCGACACTTTTGGTCAACTACTGTCTGGCTTATCCCCGCTCTGCCAAGAATGTTCTGGTGCTCATTCACGAAGG GTGTGCCAACCCTCAGGACCCCAATGTCTCCATCCTTAAATTCAGCAACCTGCCCCAGAACCGCCACCAGCGTCGCTTCATGGTCCAAGCATTCCAGTTCATGGATCAACAGACCAACAAGTATCTGGATGAGGAG ATCTACTTCATGTGCTCTACTGAAGTGTGTATGCCCACAGAAAAAACTTGTGAAGAGCGCTGTTTTGATGGAATTAGGAG
- the LOC127909361 gene encoding zona pellucida sperm-binding protein 4-like isoform X1, which yields MTWQRSALLFFPVWLCFALPAAGWEFVSEEATFAHHNLDTEENYTKDKAVVQLGDPANVDLNAERGFQVQFEEVSDAKKWVSVTEAAPVSLAVLCGEDEFKVTLPAGPMSEVKILGPNSMLSVLDAPESCGYSLNRGQYQNALTVRFSGCLISRQAGRYTLMVLYVNEAGIMDVSTVSCAASPKSSLSSTDHLPLSNGLRNAHGGPPSKCLNPTPRNPSAQNATKYPGCSIPQNQHLACGFTGISSSQCLVMGCCVDSATSACFYPMDECTADHQFIFAVHHNLTTFPVTPTKPVVAGKSRCGPVIVTDKFVVFKFSVTECGTRSYEIGNTVIYTAEVQTAVRTLNLKYGVISRDNPRRVMVECRYPKTLGTVPTVASVGYMVKSPSVTFPSKVTSKGLFGVELRIAEDKTYTKYLKRHHQPLRLFLGKLVYLEVRLTSPNPEATLLVNYCLAYPRSAKNVLVLIHEGCANPQDPNVSILKFSNLPQNRHQRRFMVQAFQFMDQQTNKYLDEEIYFMCSTEVCMPTEKTCEERCFDGIRRSTTCALDKITEKSAALNKRSDNLQGDKSDA from the exons ATGACTTGGCAAAGGAGCGCACTGCTTTTTTTCCCGGTTTGGCTTTGCTTTGCATTGCCTGCAGCGGGATGGGAGTTCGTTTCCGAAGAGGCAACCTTTGCCCACCACAACCTTGACACGGAGGAGAATTATACGAAAGACAAGGCTGTAGTGCAACTTGGAGACCCCGCCAATGTCGATCTTAACGCCGAACGTGGATTCCAGGTGCAATTCGAGGAGGTATCAGATGCAAAAAAGTGGGTATCCGTTACCGAAGCTGCCCCAGTCAGTTTAGCGGTTCTGTGCGGTGAGGATGAGTTTAAAGTAACACTGCCAGCTGGTCCAATGAGTGAAGTCAAGATTTTGG GACCCAACAGTATGCTCTCTGTTCTTGACGCCCCGGAATCGTGTGGATACTCCTTAAATCGAGGACAATATCAGAACGCCTTAACTGTCCGCTTTTCAGGCTGCCTCATTAGTCGTCAA GCTGGGCGGTACACCTTGATGGTGTTGTATGTCAATGAAGCTGGCATAATGGATGTTTCTACAGTGTCCTGTGCGGCTAGCCCCAAATCCTCGTTGTCCTCAACCGACCACCTGCCCCTCTCTAATGGTCTTCGCAATGCCCATGGAGGGCCTCCTTCAAAGTGTCTTAATCCCACCCCTCGCAATCCCAGCGCTCAAAATGCCACCAAATATCCTG gCTGCAGTATTCCCCAGAACCAGCACTTGGCTTGTGGTTTCACTGGAATCTCGTCTTCCCAGTGTTTGGTGATGGGTTGCTGTGTGGATTCGGCAACTTCCGCCTGCTTCTACCCGATGGATG AGTGCACTGCAGACCATCAGTTTATCTTTGCCGTTCACCATAACCTCACTACTTTCCCTGTGACTCCCACCAAACCTGTGGTTGCTGGGAAGTCTCGCTGTGGCCCGGTCATTGTCACTGATAAGTTTGTCGTCTTCAAGTTCTCAGTCACTGAATGTGGAACTCGCTCATAT GAAATTGGCAATACCGTGATCTACACAGCAGAGGTACAGACGGCCGTTCGAACCCTTAACCTGAAGTATGGCGTAATATCCAGAGACAACCCCCGCAG AGTCATGGTTGAGTGCCGCTACCCTAAAACGCTGGGTACCGTGCCAACAGTGGCGAGTGTGGGCTACATGGTGAAAAGCCCCAGTGTAACATTCCCTTCAAAGGTGACATCCAAGGGACTGTTTGGTGTCGAACTCAGGATTGCTGAAG ACAAAACCTATACCAAGTACCTCAAACGGCACCATCAGCCCCTGCGTCTCTTCCTGGGTAAACTTGTGTATCTAGAAGTTCGTCTGACTTCTCCAAATCCAGAGGCGACACTTTTGGTCAACTACTGTCTGGCTTATCCCCGCTCTGCCAAGAATGTTCTGGTGCTCATTCACGAAGG GTGTGCCAACCCTCAGGACCCCAATGTCTCCATCCTTAAATTCAGCAACCTGCCCCAGAACCGCCACCAGCGTCGCTTCATGGTCCAAGCATTCCAGTTCATGGATCAACAGACCAACAAGTATCTGGATGAGGAG ATCTACTTCATGTGCTCTACTGAAGTGTGTATGCCCACAGAAAAAACTTGTGAAGAGCGCTGTTTTGATGGAATTAGGAG ATCTACTACATGTGCTCTAGATAAAATAACTGAGAAGAGTGCTGCTTTAAATAAAAG GTCTGACAATCTACAGGGTGACAAATCTGATGCTTGA
- the LOC127909361 gene encoding zona pellucida sperm-binding protein 4-like isoform X4 — MTWQRSALLFFPVWLCFALPAAGWEFVSEEATFAHHNLDTEENYTKDKAVVQLGDPANVDLNAERGFQVQFEEVSDAKKWVSVTEAAPVSLAVLCGEDEFKVTLPAGPMSEVKILGPNSMLSVLDAPESCGYSLNRGQYQNALTVRFSGCLISRQAGRYTLMVLYVNEAGIMDVSTVSCAASPKSSLSSTDHLPLSNGLRNAHGGPPSKCLNPTPRNPSAQNATKYPGCSIPQNQHLACGFTGISSSQCLVMGCCVDSATSACFYPMDECTADHQFIFAVHHNLTTFPVTPTKPVVAGKSRCGPVIVTDKFVVFKFSVTECGTRSYEIGNTVIYTAEVQTAVRTLNLKYGVISRDNPRRVMVECRYPKTLGTVPTVASVGYMVKSPSVTFPSKVTSKGLFGVELRIAEDKTYTKYLKRHHQPLRLFLGKLVYLEVRLTSPNPEATLLVNYCLAYPRSAKNVLVLIHEGCANPQDPNVSILKFSNLPQNRHQRRFMVQAFQFMDQQTNKYLDEEIYFMCSTEVCMPTEKMCEERCFDGIRRSTTCALDKITEKSAALNKRSDNLQGDKSDA, encoded by the exons ATGACTTGGCAAAGGAGCGCACTGCTTTTTTTCCCGGTTTGGCTTTGCTTTGCATTGCCTGCAGCGGGATGGGAGTTCGTTTCCGAAGAGGCAACCTTTGCCCACCACAACCTTGACACGGAGGAGAATTATACGAAAGACAAGGCTGTAGTGCAACTTGGAGACCCCGCCAATGTCGATCTTAACGCCGAACGTGGATTCCAGGTGCAATTCGAGGAGGTATCAGATGCAAAAAAGTGGGTATCCGTTACCGAAGCTGCCCCAGTCAGTTTAGCGGTTCTGTGCGGTGAGGATGAGTTTAAAGTAACACTGCCAGCTGGTCCAATGAGTGAAGTCAAGATTTTGG GACCCAACAGTATGCTCTCTGTTCTTGACGCCCCGGAATCGTGTGGATACTCCTTAAATCGAGGACAATATCAGAACGCCTTAACTGTCCGCTTTTCAGGCTGCCTCATTAGTCGTCAA GCTGGGCGGTACACCTTGATGGTGTTGTATGTCAATGAAGCTGGCATAATGGATGTTTCTACAGTGTCCTGTGCGGCTAGCCCCAAATCCTCGTTGTCCTCAACCGACCACCTGCCCCTCTCTAATGGTCTTCGCAATGCCCATGGAGGGCCTCCTTCAAAGTGTCTTAATCCCACCCCTCGCAATCCCAGCGCTCAAAATGCCACCAAATATCCTG gCTGCAGTATTCCCCAGAACCAGCACTTGGCTTGTGGTTTCACTGGAATCTCGTCTTCCCAGTGTTTGGTGATGGGTTGCTGTGTGGATTCGGCAACTTCCGCCTGCTTCTACCCGATGGATG AGTGCACTGCAGACCATCAGTTTATCTTTGCCGTTCACCATAACCTCACTACTTTCCCTGTGACTCCCACCAAACCTGTGGTTGCTGGGAAGTCTCGCTGTGGCCCGGTCATTGTCACTGATAAGTTTGTCGTCTTCAAGTTCTCAGTCACTGAATGTGGAACTCGCTCATAT GAAATTGGCAATACCGTGATCTACACAGCAGAGGTACAGACGGCCGTTCGAACCCTTAACCTGAAGTATGGCGTAATATCCAGAGACAACCCCCGCAG AGTCATGGTTGAGTGCCGCTACCCTAAAACGCTGGGTACCGTGCCAACAGTGGCGAGTGTGGGCTACATGGTGAAAAGCCCCAGTGTAACATTCCCTTCAAAGGTGACATCCAAGGGACTGTTTGGTGTCGAACTCAGGATTGCTGAAG ACAAAACCTATACCAAGTACCTCAAACGGCACCATCAGCCCCTGCGTCTCTTCCTGGGTAAACTTGTGTATCTAGAAGTTCGTCTGACTTCTCCAAATCCAGAGGCGACACTTTTGGTCAACTACTGTCTGGCTTATCCCCGCTCTGCCAAGAATGTTCTGGTGCTCATTCACGAAGG GTGTGCCAACCCTCAGGACCCCAATGTCTCCATCCTTAAATTCAGCAACCTGCCCCAGAACCGCCACCAGCGTCGCTTCATGGTCCAAGCATTCCAGTTCATGGATCAACAGACCAACAAGTATCTGGATGAGGAG